The DNA region CTATCTCCCAGGGCAATGTCTACCCCATTGAGATAACCACGGATGAGAATGGGACCACGATTATCCATCCGCCGACGACCACGACACAGTCGCCCATTCAAACGCAGAACATCGGCATTGGGGGAGTGGAGAAGGTGAAGCATGGAACAGCACTGGAGGTCAAGTGTGATGAGAACTATGAGTTTCCCGTCTCCTTGCTCAGTCCGCCCACATGCAACAACGGCACATGGAGCATCATTCCACGCTGTGTGCCCGCCCGGTGCAAGAGTATGCCGAGGCCACCCAAACATGGAATGGTAATGGCTCCCAAAACGGAGCACGGCATGAAGGCGCGTTTCAAGTGCAAGGATGGCTTCAAACTGGTCAGTCCCGAGGGCAAGGATGTGACGGATCCGCATGACTATGTGCTCACCTGCTCCTTTGGCAACTGGACTGGGGAGACGCCCAAGTGCGACGAGGTCTTCTGCTCCTTTCCCGGTTACATACCCAACGGCAAGGTCCTGCTCGTTGGAAACATGGGGCTCTATGACTACCGACCGTATGTGAAGAAGATCGTGAATAACAAACAGATCATGTACGATTGCGACAAGGGATATGTCTTGGAGGTAAAAAAATGGCATCCTTACAAAAGCACAAGATGATACATAGCTATTGATAGGTTGGTCCGCCGGGTGCCACGTGTGTGGGTGGCAAGTGGCGTCCATTGGATCTGCCGCAGTGTCTACTGGGACAGCATCCTCGTCTTCGATGGAATCGCCGCAGACGTCGCTCCCTTGAGATCCGCCAGCTGCGATCCATGTATCTCCTGCGACGTCAGCGAGATCTTCAAAGACAGCTAATCGAAAATGAGACCTATATCAAAGCTGGTAGGTAAAAATGTCCTAAGtcgtatatattatatttagaTACCATATCTTGTAGTTGCCAATACTGCCCAGCCAACGGTCCACCGGGTGAAGCGCAATGCTAGTCCTCATCCGAATCCGCAGCCCTATCCCTCGGATGCCGCACTGGCCTACTCCAAGTACTACCAAAAGATCAAGGAGCGATATCAGCGATATGTTCGCAAGATGCTGGGTCATGACCGGATCTACCAGAAGCTTCACGCTCAGGATCCAGTTGGCAGGTTGGGCAACAACCTCAATGCCCACCATGATGGAGGGCAGATGATGATGCGGGGCAAGTCCAACTTTAGGGAATTCGTGAATGGAAACAATTACCTGGGAGGCGGAGTAGGAACAGGAGTCGTTGCACTGCCCAACATCAACCAGGCATCGCGGAATCAGGTGGTCCACATAAACCGCACTCCCAAGGAGGAATTGCTATCCAATGGATCACCGCCGGTGGCATCGCGCAGCTTTCACGTAAATGCCACCAGATCCTACATGGACCAATTGAAATCTCAGATAGTGCGACGGAGGCGCAAGAGGAGCTCCAGCATTGGACAGGCGCCACCTCCCTCGGGGGCCACTCTTCCGGATGCGGAAGTGGACATTAGCGATGGAGGAGAGGCCGGAAAGGGTGGCGGTGGCAAACGCTTGCGAGGACCCTGCGAAGATCTCGACTGGGACTCCTTTGGTAACGTGACCACATTGCGTCCGGGCAAGGTTCCTGGCCGCAATGCCGTGGGCATCATGCTGCATCTGGAGTGCAATGCCGGATTCAAGCTGAACATAAAGGGTGACAATGTCACGGCACGCTGCATCCGTGGAATCTGGAAGCCGGAAACGCCCAAGTGCCTGTCCGCTCCCTGTTTGGTGCCCGCCGTGGAACACGGACAGTACTACAAGGTGGAGCCCCACACGAAACAGCTCAGCGACAAGCCCTCGCTCACCCCGCTCTCCACCTACGAGGAGATCCAGTCGAACGAGTTCATCACCCTGGAGTGCGAGGATGGGTTCAACATTCAGGTGGGAAAGAGAGCTTTGAAGCACTGAactaaaaattgtttaatacaattaatttacatatttcatattttataatgACATGATTATAccgagaaaaaatattttgaattttagtTACCCGTCGTTTATGGGAAGTTTTTATATTCttatgaattttttatttttgtaaatttatttGACTTGATTTTACTAATTGAACAGGgaaaagtaaaaacaaaaaaaaaaatgttctttaaaaatttttttaataaaaaaagaattttttttttaagtgttcaaattttttttactgaGAGCTACATCATTAAGTTTCCTTCTTAAAATTCTAGGGCTCGGCTCAGCTGCGTTGTGCCCACGGATCTTGGTCGGTAAACGCCTTTTCCGAGTGCACTTCGGTACCATGCACGCTGCCCAATATTCCCGGAGTCATCTACGATGTAAGGATACTCCATAAATAGTTTAATCACAACTAAAAAGTACCCTTATTTCCCAGGGAGGCTATCGGGCAGGATTAACAATTGGTCATGGAAGTAGCGTAAGCGTTCGCTGTGAACTCTCCACGAACGCCAATCCCATAGAGATGTCCTGCCACAAGGGCATCCTCACACCACCCAGTATTCCTTGCGAGTCGGGCTTGAGGAAGTCTCGTCAGGAAGTGGagcatgccacgcccactccacaTCCCAAGATGGAGCACAACGAACTGGACAACGATCATGATCACCATGACAATAGCACCGATGAGCACGACGACATGAAAATGTGTGGTCCTCCCATGCTTACAGATGGCGCTCTGGTCTACAAGTAAGTTATTGCCTCGTTATACCTCGTGCCCTTATAAGCCATCATTATAATCACTAAAGGAATGCCGAGCATCCAGAGCTTGATGGCGCCTACGAGAGCGGCACGGAGATCTTCTTCAACTGCATCCCAAATGCGGCCGGGGATCGGCAGACATGGCGCATCATCTGCGACAATGGACTGTGGATAGGACGATCCTACAACTGTGGTGAGATATAGCAGCTCACTCCTACTTAAAAtatctaaaatgttttaatttaaatatatattttcttagaaAACGGAACTTGTGTTTTCAGAAACAACGAAGCTAATGTGGTTAGTTTCTACAATGACCTAGAGATTCGTGAGGACGTTGTGGACTTTCCACCAGGAGCCACAATCATATCTAGGTGAGCTGTGAGCAACAGCCGtattgtatttaatattttattaggaTATATACATTATGTATTATATCATTATATGTAAAACAACCCTCTCAGATGTATGGACATTGGAAAATTTTCGATGACAGGTAGTCATGAGAGGACCTGCATTCACTCGGAATGGACCAACACCAAGCCCGTGTGTTCCGGCTTAAACCAGGAGAACGACTATGCAAGTACGTATTTAGCATTATCATTTCGCCTTAGATAATATAAGCTATCCTCAAATGCAGTGGAGAAGGCTCCAACCATCCTGTTCCGACACCAAAACGGTCCCATCGCCCAGAGCAACGATGGCAAGCTGATCGTTTATCCCGGAACCACTCTGCACATGGAGTGCCTGTGGATGCGACGCTTTGGAAATCCCAAGTGGAACGTCAGTCATACACACAAGTGGGTATCGGGTTGGGTTTACTATATAGACTGTATAAAAtttgacatttttatttaactgaCTAAATGCAATTGCAGATAAGggtatgttaaaaaaatgtttgttaaacaatttttttttatttttaatgaacaTGGTATTGCTTTTTTCATTCATGGATTATGAATTGGTTGTTGGTAACAGGAGaccaattaattaaaaaaaaaatataccattTTGAGTTTTAGGGGTGAAGATATGATATTTTTGTTGGTAAGAAGATGTAGCTAAGgcata from Drosophila subpulchrella strain 33 F10 #4 breed RU33 chromosome 2L, RU_Dsub_v1.1 Primary Assembly, whole genome shotgun sequence includes:
- the LOC119548282 gene encoding uncharacterized protein LOC119548282 isoform X1, which encodes MNRLLLQCLVTTILVYKVISVPTSTMSTSIQTTSEIPQQDDDDDDWEEDDDSLESDDDGRVYKNPRNSPSTECPRDEEQATLLGQKCLRKCSSDEDCKSKKKKCLCDGVCGNSCIKPDRECPELAQPSLGQVTVAGRHFGARASYACPHGYHVVGLQSRLCQADGNWAGAEPACKQNIYCLKPPQIEHARNSALPEQETFDLDSTVQYHCHTGYVTNGFPRAKCLAIDNLASWYGPDIQCEPRSCGQPPDPAYGWHAGECYTYGCKITYNCGTGYELVGKHERYCQSDGSWTPKELPTCVLVTSVVCPTPENPKNGKATYTTLAYNSVVSYECRYGYTLMGESSSRCGADRKWSGLLPTCKEINCGHPGVLYNGWIENIEAGTGLGASIIFRCQPEMMINGLGSSVCQIDGRWRNALPECLAPCVVPTISQGNVYPIEITTDENGTTIIHPPTTTTQSPIQTQNIGIGGVEKVKHGTALEVKCDENYEFPVSLLSPPTCNNGTWSIIPRCVPARCKSMPRPPKHGMVMAPKTEHGMKARFKCKDGFKLVSPEGKDVTDPHDYVLTCSFGNWTGETPKCDEVFCSFPGYIPNGKVLLVGNMGLYDYRPYVKKIVNNKQIMYDCDKGYVLEVGPPGATCVGGKWRPLDLPQCLLGQHPRLRWNRRRRRSLEIRQLRSMYLLRRQRDLQRQLIENETYIKAVANTAQPTVHRVKRNASPHPNPQPYPSDAALAYSKYYQKIKERYQRYVRKMLGHDRIYQKLHAQDPVGRLGNNLNAHHDGGQMMMRGKSNFREFVNGNNYLGGGVGTGVVALPNINQASRNQVVHINRTPKEELLSNGSPPVASRSFHVNATRSYMDQLKSQIVRRRRKRSSSIGQAPPPSGATLPDAEVDISDGGEAGKGGGGKRLRGPCEDLDWDSFGNVTTLRPGKVPGRNAVGIMLHLECNAGFKLNIKGDNVTARCIRGIWKPETPKCLSAPCLVPAVEHGQYYKVEPHTKQLSDKPSLTPLSTYEEIQSNEFITLECEDGFNIQGSAQLRCAHGSWSVNAFSECTSVPCTLPNIPGVIYDGGYRAGLTIGHGSSVSVRCELSTNANPIEMSCHKGILTPPSIPCESGLRKSRQEVEHATPTPHPKMEHNELDNDHDHHDNSTDEHDDMKMCGPPMLTDGALVYKNAEHPELDGAYESGTEIFFNCIPNAAGDRQTWRIICDNGLWIGRSYNCENGTCVFRNNEANVVSFYNDLEIREDVVDFPPGATIISRCMDIGKFSMTGSHERTCIHSEWTNTKPVCSGLNQENDYAMEKAPTILFRHQNGPIAQSNDGKLIVYPGTTLHMECLWMRRFGNPKWNVSHTHKNYTEGWVTEADEGRDSTLEYRLSIVDAASDDSGFYSCMTPARHEHAVEVVVRAINCPEIPMRRGLIVNTNDTKLSTRALLSCANGNSLIGASELFCLPSGNWSAPLPVCESVECGDIPLGMGSNASSPRVSVLSREVGGRAAFSCSSGYGLRGPSEAICNPTGEWSAPLPTCVEVQCDNPGAPQNGYAQGSAPYRAGDVVQFNCNPEYMMQGQPIIACQDNGRWSGGLPKCVQACSYPGTVISGRMSSVKFYYAIGESITFTCDAGLDLRGSKVLKCLKNGKWSSAIPTCVTNDGPAGGGGGGGGGGGSGNVGSNKHLATSMG